A single Pseudomonas putida DNA region contains:
- a CDS encoding aldehyde dehydrogenase family protein, whose translation MTTSHYIAGRWVEGLGSDCISVSEPALGLPFAELMAASVAQVDQAVAAAREALPTWKKVSASTRAAFLRGFAEQLGQRREALITLQMRNNGKPRHEAEIDLDDAIATFAYYAELAEQLPSKNRDVPLAAPGFTARTRLEPVGVVGLIVPWNFPLVTSAWKLAPALAAGCTVVLKPSEVTPLIEQAYGQIADTLGLPAGVLNIVNGKAETGAALSNHNGLDKLSFTGSNNVGSQVMRSASAQCRPVTLELGGKSAIVVFDDCDPDQAVEWIVAGISWNAGQMCSATSRLLVQDGIADALLPRLQAALEKLRVGNPLTEEVDMGPLTSQAQWLKVASYFATAREEGLQCLAGGQALDREGWFVSPTLYADVPKGSRLWTEEIFGPVLCARRFSTEEQAIDEANDSRFGLVATVCSADLERAERVADALEVGHVWINSVQAVFVETSWGGTKGSGIGRELGPWGLSAYQSVKHVTRCLG comes from the coding sequence ATGACCACTTCCCACTACATTGCCGGCCGCTGGGTCGAAGGCCTGGGCAGCGACTGCATCAGCGTCAGCGAACCTGCGCTGGGCCTGCCCTTTGCCGAACTGATGGCCGCCAGCGTGGCCCAGGTCGACCAGGCTGTGGCCGCTGCTCGCGAAGCCCTGCCCACCTGGAAAAAGGTCAGCGCCAGCACTCGCGCGGCCTTCCTGCGCGGCTTTGCCGAACAGCTCGGGCAACGCCGTGAAGCGTTGATCACGCTGCAGATGCGCAACAACGGCAAGCCGCGTCACGAGGCCGAAATCGACCTGGATGATGCGATCGCCACCTTCGCCTACTACGCCGAGCTGGCCGAACAACTGCCGTCGAAAAACCGCGACGTACCATTGGCTGCGCCCGGTTTCACTGCGCGCACCCGCCTGGAACCGGTTGGTGTGGTCGGCCTGATCGTGCCATGGAACTTCCCGCTGGTGACCAGCGCCTGGAAGCTGGCCCCGGCGCTGGCGGCCGGTTGCACCGTGGTGCTCAAACCGTCGGAAGTGACCCCCCTGATCGAACAGGCCTACGGCCAGATCGCCGACACCCTGGGCCTGCCGGCTGGCGTGCTGAACATCGTCAACGGCAAGGCTGAAACTGGCGCCGCGCTGAGCAACCACAACGGCCTCGACAAGCTGTCGTTCACCGGCAGCAACAACGTCGGCAGCCAGGTAATGCGCAGTGCGTCGGCACAGTGCCGGCCGGTGACCCTGGAGCTTGGCGGCAAGTCGGCGATCGTGGTGTTCGACGATTGCGACCCGGACCAGGCGGTGGAGTGGATCGTTGCCGGTATCAGCTGGAACGCCGGGCAGATGTGCTCGGCCACCTCGCGCCTGCTGGTGCAGGACGGCATCGCCGATGCGCTGCTGCCGCGCTTGCAGGCGGCACTGGAAAAACTGCGGGTCGGTAACCCGTTGACCGAAGAGGTCGACATGGGGCCGCTGACCAGCCAGGCGCAGTGGTTGAAAGTTGCCAGCTACTTCGCGACAGCCCGCGAAGAGGGCCTGCAATGCCTGGCGGGCGGGCAGGCGCTGGATCGTGAAGGCTGGTTCGTGAGCCCTACGCTGTATGCCGATGTGCCCAAGGGCAGCCGCCTGTGGACCGAAGAAATCTTTGGCCCGGTGCTGTGCGCACGTCGTTTCAGCACTGAAGAGCAGGCGATTGACGAGGCCAACGACAGCCGTTTCGGGCTGGTCGCCACGGTATGCTCCGCCGACCTGGAGCGCGCCGAGCGCGTGGCCGATGCGCTTGAGGTCGGGCATGTGTGGATCAACTCGGTGCAGGCGGTGTTCGTCGAGACTTCGTGGGGCGGCACCAAGGGCAGCGGGATTGGCCGTGAGCTGGGGCCTTGGGGGTTGTCGGCTTACCAGTCGGTGAAGCATGTGACCCGGTGCCTGGGCTGA
- a CDS encoding DUF3422 domain-containing protein — protein sequence MHPQRTALHNELHARPSLYFDGPAHVFHLALLGGDAACAALLQRCCPEAIDAEAAQGITHLDGHPFKWERHTEFFTLTLVVPCSAANAEWQALPPVLAEAIAPQAAQVINAVQVLVRDEQDLDLPHYGFRDPCGSCVGGGDAVVWSDFRLTEDGTNRFLFINRRLNAYRQGRMIRRLLEIETYRMMASLTLTTAKALSQELDAFDKTLVQLSERSAGGDGHDSKALLEAIAHLSRQVVSRTVKTRHRFGATQAYAQLVFERLGELRESHVGDCQRLGVFIERRFKPTVRYSAATEQRLEQLAKNVANLGDLLQARVQVEMEEQNAAILHSLNARADAQVKIQRAVEGLSIIAITYYLLNLFKLLYGGLNVLGLGLTARDALLGMAPPVLLVLLVILMRIRQAKQH from the coding sequence ATGCACCCCCAACGCACCGCCTTGCACAACGAGTTGCACGCCCGCCCGTCGCTGTACTTCGACGGCCCGGCACATGTCTTCCACCTGGCCCTGCTCGGCGGTGATGCCGCTTGCGCCGCACTGTTGCAACGCTGCTGCCCGGAGGCGATCGACGCCGAGGCGGCTCAAGGCATCACCCACCTGGATGGCCACCCGTTCAAGTGGGAGCGGCACACCGAATTCTTCACCCTGACCCTGGTGGTGCCTTGCTCCGCTGCCAACGCCGAATGGCAAGCGCTGCCGCCGGTACTGGCTGAGGCCATCGCACCGCAAGCCGCCCAAGTGATCAATGCCGTGCAGGTACTGGTGCGCGACGAGCAGGATCTGGACCTGCCGCACTACGGGTTCAGGGACCCGTGCGGCTCCTGCGTTGGCGGTGGCGATGCGGTGGTGTGGAGCGATTTTCGCCTGACCGAGGATGGCACCAACCGCTTCCTGTTCATCAACCGCCGCCTCAACGCGTACCGCCAGGGCCGGATGATCCGCCGCCTGCTGGAGATCGAGACCTATCGCATGATGGCTTCGCTGACCCTGACCACGGCCAAGGCCTTGAGCCAGGAACTGGATGCCTTCGACAAGACCCTGGTGCAACTCTCGGAGCGCAGCGCTGGCGGGGATGGCCACGATTCCAAGGCCCTGCTCGAAGCCATCGCCCACCTGTCGCGGCAGGTGGTCAGCCGCACGGTCAAGACCCGCCACCGCTTCGGTGCCACCCAGGCTTATGCACAGTTGGTGTTCGAGCGCCTCGGCGAGTTACGTGAGAGCCATGTGGGTGACTGCCAGCGCCTGGGGGTGTTCATCGAGCGGCGCTTCAAACCGACCGTGCGTTATAGTGCGGCGACCGAGCAGCGCCTGGAACAGCTGGCGAAGAATGTCGCCAACCTGGGCGACCTGCTGCAAGCACGGGTGCAGGTGGAGATGGAAGAGCAGAATGCAGCAATCCTGCACAGCCTCAATGCTCGCGCCGATGCTCAGGTGAAGATCCAGCGGGCGGTGGAGGGGCTGTCGATCATCGCCATCACCTATTACCTGCTGAACCTGTTCAAGCTGTTGTACGGCGGGCTGAATGTGCTGGGGCTGGGGTTGACGGCGCGGGATGCGCTGCTGGGGATGGCGCCGCCGGTGCTGCTGGTATTGCTGGTGATTCTGATGCGAATCAGGCAGGCCAAACAGCATTGA
- a CDS encoding DUF3772 domain-containing protein gives MRRVSLARFYLAVMALMLSLAAPAWSAPATPVSSLAAAEVPVLEENASYEQLSDRLDQIRQGVTSNANDDLLSQLRLSAVQVQRQAEALATLRTADVEKLDDKLKVLGPVQPDEAEALARQRQQLDAEKKAMVAEQEQATKLTQSARDLSTQIVNLRRSQFNSQILSRATTPLSPAFWQSLIRPTTDDVSRLRDLREEAIDAVASAFSAKHRWFFLTSLVAAILVWTVVRGLLERLLASIMVHRLPEGRLRRSALALSVSLATLGTISGSVSLLRWGLESSSELGSDVASLTNHFLTLVVFSAFITGLGRAMLMLQRPSWRLPPIHDEVASALGWFPKLLALALMVMLTMERINSVIGTSLALTVATNGLTALVVAVIFSVALLRYRRTLRKHGLERPSGLAGLIPFVTVVWVGLIVLALLAGYLTLAYFLTAKLLWISVVAVCAYLLTTFLSDLCEALLSPRQPGGLALAATLGLAPRHQAQASTILVGISRTVLLFVAVLLALMPSGTSPGELLLSLGDWDGTGGKLLGNLNIVPQDILLAVLIFFGGLFAIRVVKRWLSERLLPETDMDAGMRASLVTLVGYLGFLFLAMLVMSTLRINLTSLTWVVSALSVGIGFGLQQIVQNFISGLILLTERPVKVGDWVSLAGVEGDIRRINVRATEIQMSDRSTVIVPNSQFISQNVRNVTMGNALGVVGITLTLPLETDANHVRDLLLAAYHEHEAILDAPACSVTFKDLTSAGMVIGVSGYVAGPRQVSSTRSDLLFTILGRLRDEGIALSSPQSMVLVQEGSRPADESA, from the coding sequence ATGAGGCGAGTCAGCCTTGCCCGATTCTACCTGGCTGTGATGGCCCTGATGTTGTCGCTGGCTGCGCCGGCGTGGTCGGCACCGGCCACACCGGTGTCCAGCCTGGCTGCGGCGGAAGTACCGGTGCTGGAAGAAAATGCCAGCTACGAGCAACTGAGCGATCGGCTCGACCAGATCCGCCAGGGCGTCACCAGCAATGCCAACGACGACCTGCTGTCGCAGTTGCGCTTGTCCGCCGTGCAGGTGCAACGCCAGGCCGAGGCACTGGCCACCTTGCGCACCGCCGATGTGGAAAAACTCGACGACAAGCTCAAGGTACTCGGCCCGGTGCAGCCGGACGAAGCCGAAGCCCTTGCTCGCCAGCGCCAGCAGCTGGATGCCGAAAAGAAGGCGATGGTTGCCGAGCAAGAGCAGGCCACCAAGCTGACTCAATCGGCCCGTGATCTGTCCACGCAGATCGTCAACCTGCGCCGCAGCCAGTTCAACTCGCAGATCCTCAGCCGTGCAACCACGCCGCTGAGCCCGGCTTTCTGGCAAAGCCTGATCCGCCCCACCACCGACGATGTATCGCGCTTGCGCGATCTGCGCGAGGAGGCCATCGACGCTGTCGCCAGCGCCTTCAGTGCCAAGCATCGCTGGTTCTTCCTCACCAGCCTGGTGGCGGCGATCCTGGTCTGGACCGTGGTCCGCGGCCTGCTCGAGCGCCTGCTGGCCAGCATCATGGTGCATCGCCTGCCAGAAGGCCGCCTGCGGCGCAGTGCCCTGGCCCTGAGCGTGAGCCTGGCCACGCTGGGTACCATCTCCGGCTCTGTGTCGCTGCTGCGCTGGGGCCTGGAAAGCAGCTCTGAGCTGGGTTCCGACGTCGCCAGCCTGACCAATCACTTCCTCACCCTGGTGGTCTTCAGCGCCTTCATCACCGGCCTGGGCCGCGCCATGCTGATGTTGCAACGGCCGTCCTGGCGCCTGCCGCCGATTCACGACGAAGTGGCCAGTGCGCTGGGCTGGTTCCCCAAGCTGCTGGCCCTGGCGCTGATGGTCATGCTGACCATGGAGCGCATCAACAGCGTGATCGGCACCAGCCTGGCGCTGACCGTGGCCACCAATGGCCTGACTGCACTGGTGGTGGCGGTGATCTTCTCGGTGGCGTTGCTGCGCTATCGCCGTACCCTGCGCAAGCACGGCCTGGAGCGCCCGAGCGGGCTTGCCGGGCTGATCCCGTTCGTGACCGTGGTGTGGGTCGGGCTGATTGTGCTGGCACTGCTCGCCGGCTACCTGACCCTGGCCTACTTCCTCACCGCCAAGCTGCTGTGGATCAGCGTGGTGGCGGTGTGCGCCTACCTGCTCACCACCTTTCTCAGCGACCTCTGCGAAGCCTTGCTGTCGCCACGCCAGCCCGGGGGCCTGGCACTGGCCGCGACCCTGGGCCTGGCGCCGCGCCACCAGGCTCAGGCCAGCACCATCCTGGTCGGCATCAGCCGCACGGTGCTGCTGTTCGTGGCGGTGCTGCTGGCATTGATGCCTTCGGGCACCAGCCCCGGCGAGCTGCTGCTGAGCCTGGGGGACTGGGATGGCACCGGCGGCAAGCTGCTCGGCAACCTCAACATCGTGCCGCAGGACATCCTGCTGGCGGTGCTGATCTTCTTCGGTGGGCTGTTCGCCATCCGTGTGGTCAAGCGTTGGCTGAGCGAGCGGCTGCTGCCGGAAACCGACATGGATGCGGGCATGCGGGCCTCGCTGGTGACCCTGGTCGGTTACCTCGGCTTCCTGTTCCTGGCCATGCTGGTGATGTCGACCCTGCGCATCAACCTGACCAGCCTGACCTGGGTGGTCAGTGCGCTGTCGGTCGGTATCGGTTTTGGCTTGCAGCAGATCGTGCAGAACTTCATCTCCGGCCTGATCCTGCTCACCGAGCGCCCGGTCAAGGTGGGCGACTGGGTCAGCCTGGCAGGGGTCGAGGGTGACATCCGCCGGATCAATGTGCGTGCCACCGAGATCCAGATGTCCGACCGCTCCACGGTGATCGTGCCGAACTCGCAGTTCATTTCGCAGAACGTGCGCAACGTGACCATGGGCAATGCCCTGGGTGTGGTGGGTATCACCCTGACCTTGCCGCTGGAGACCGATGCCAACCACGTGCGTGATTTGCTGCTGGCGGCCTATCACGAGCATGAAGCGATTCTTGATGCGCCGGCTTGCTCGGTGACGTTCAAGGACCTGACTTCAGCGGGCATGGTCATTGGCGTGAGTGGGTATGTGGCGGGGCCGCGGCAGGTGTCGAGCACCCGCAGTGACTTGCTGTTCACCATTCTTGGCCGCTTGCGTGATGAAGGGATTGCCTTGTCGTCGCCGCAGAGCATGGTGCTGGTGCAGGAAGGTTCGCGTCCGGCCGACGAATCGGCGTGA
- the ada gene encoding bifunctional DNA-binding transcriptional regulator/O6-methylguanine-DNA methyltransferase Ada has product MQAFTTDSQRWQAVESRDTSAAGHFVYAVRTTGVYCNPGCKSRMAKRENVDFFNDATSAEAAGYRACRRCTAKTSENRRSDLVARACRLLESSDTPPSLDQLGAQLSVSPFHLHRLFKAETGLTPKAYASAFRARRLRERLGDGLSSVTDAIYDAGYNSNSRFYESADQRLGMRPREFRAGGAGASIHFAIGQCSLGAILVAQSEKGICAILLGDDPEVLLEQLQDQFPKAHLIGGDAGYERLVAEVVGFVEAPALGLALPLDVQGTAFQERVWQALREVPVGSRVSYTDIAERIGAPKAVRAVAMACAANHIAVAIPCHRVVRRDGDISGYRWGVERKRQLLARETALS; this is encoded by the coding sequence ATGCAAGCCTTCACAACTGACTCCCAACGCTGGCAAGCCGTCGAGTCCCGTGACACTTCTGCCGCTGGTCACTTCGTCTACGCCGTGCGCACCACTGGTGTGTACTGCAACCCCGGCTGCAAATCGCGCATGGCCAAGCGTGAAAACGTCGATTTCTTCAACGACGCCACCAGCGCCGAAGCCGCTGGCTACCGCGCCTGCCGCCGCTGCACGGCCAAAACCAGCGAAAACCGCCGCTCCGACCTGGTTGCCCGCGCCTGTCGCCTGCTGGAAAGCAGCGACACTCCACCCAGCCTCGACCAGCTCGGTGCGCAACTGTCTGTCAGCCCTTTCCACCTGCACCGTCTGTTCAAAGCCGAAACCGGCCTCACGCCCAAGGCTTACGCCAGCGCTTTTCGCGCCCGGCGCCTGCGCGAGCGGCTGGGCGATGGGCTAAGCTCGGTGACCGATGCCATCTACGATGCCGGCTACAACTCCAACAGCCGTTTCTACGAAAGCGCCGACCAACGCCTGGGCATGCGCCCCCGCGAGTTCCGCGCAGGTGGCGCTGGCGCGAGCATCCACTTCGCCATCGGCCAGTGCTCACTGGGTGCGATTCTGGTGGCCCAGAGCGAGAAGGGCATCTGCGCGATTTTGCTCGGCGATGATCCTGAGGTGTTGCTCGAACAATTGCAGGACCAGTTCCCCAAAGCGCACCTGATCGGCGGAGATGCCGGTTACGAGCGGCTGGTCGCCGAAGTTGTGGGCTTTGTCGAGGCGCCGGCACTGGGGCTGGCCCTGCCGCTGGATGTCCAGGGCACCGCCTTCCAGGAGCGGGTCTGGCAGGCTTTGCGCGAAGTGCCAGTAGGCAGCCGGGTCAGCTATACCGACATCGCCGAGCGCATCGGCGCACCGAAGGCTGTGCGCGCCGTGGCCATGGCTTGCGCGGCCAACCACATCGCCGTGGCTATCCCTTGCCACCGGGTGGTGCGCCGTGATGGCGACATTAGCGGCTACCGCTGGGGTGTGGAACGCAAACGGCAACTGCTGGCGCGAGAAACGGCACTCTCCTGA
- a CDS encoding DNA-3-methyladenine glycosylase family protein: protein MILADLSPDAYRAATGHLAALDPDWARHIEAIGPCLHQATPGREPYEALVRAIAYQQLHARAAEAILGRLLALFPEQAFPAPEQLLAVSPEVMRGCGFSASKLATIHGIAQASLEGVVPCREEALRLADDALIERLVALRGVGRWTVEMLLIYSLERSDILPVDDFGVREGYRRLKGLDKAPTPAQMRSLGGGWSPYRTVAAWYLWRA, encoded by the coding sequence ATGATCCTCGCCGACCTTTCGCCTGACGCCTACCGCGCAGCCACTGGCCACCTGGCTGCGCTGGACCCGGACTGGGCGCGGCATATCGAGGCGATCGGGCCGTGCCTGCATCAGGCGACGCCAGGGCGTGAACCTTATGAGGCGCTGGTGCGGGCAATTGCCTATCAACAGCTGCATGCACGGGCGGCCGAGGCAATCCTTGGGCGGTTGCTGGCGCTGTTCCCCGAGCAGGCGTTTCCGGCCCCGGAGCAACTGCTGGCGGTCAGCCCCGAGGTGATGCGCGGGTGTGGCTTTTCGGCAAGCAAGCTGGCGACCATACACGGCATCGCCCAGGCCAGCCTGGAGGGCGTGGTGCCGTGCCGGGAAGAGGCGCTGAGGCTTGCCGATGATGCCTTGATAGAGCGGCTGGTGGCGCTGCGCGGCGTCGGGCGCTGGACGGTGGAGATGCTGTTGATCTACAGCCTGGAGCGCTCGGATATCCTGCCGGTGGACGATTTTGGCGTACGCGAGGGATATCGCCGGTTGAAGGGGTTGGACAAGGCACCGACACCGGCGCAGATGCGCTCGCTCGGTGGTGGGTGGAGCCCCTACAGGACTGTGGCTGCCTGGTACCTGTGGCGGGCCTGA
- a CDS encoding MFS transporter yields the protein MNMRLLAGLLFAVSVVGFSLGASLPLVSLRLHEAGAGTLEIGIISAIPAAGMMLSAFMVDACCRHLTRRTIYLLCFSLCTVSIALLDSAFDSLWMLAVLRLGLGIGMGIAIILGESWVNELCPDHNRGKIMALYATSFTGFQVLGPALIALIGADSPWIVGVVTIGYGLALLCILLTVPNDHVEHGDEGEKSFGLAGFFRVAPALCVAVLFFSFFDAVVLSLLPVYASSHGFAVAVAALMVTVVFAGDMVFQLPLGWLADRVERTGLHLVCGLVAMAIGIALPWLLQVTWLLWPMLVLLGAVAGGIYTLALVLIGQRFKGQDLVTANASVGLLWGVGSLVGPLVSGAAMDVAPHGLPMALALMAGLFVCFARQSYRRVGKLRAVAD from the coding sequence ATGAACATGCGTTTGCTGGCGGGCCTTCTGTTCGCCGTATCGGTAGTGGGCTTCAGCCTGGGGGCCAGCCTGCCGCTGGTGTCGTTGCGTCTGCACGAGGCCGGTGCCGGTACCCTTGAAATTGGCATCATCTCGGCTATCCCTGCCGCGGGCATGATGCTCTCGGCGTTCATGGTCGACGCCTGCTGCCGGCACCTGACCCGGCGCACCATCTACCTGCTGTGCTTCAGCCTGTGCACCGTGAGCATCGCCCTGCTCGATTCGGCGTTCGATTCGCTGTGGATGCTGGCCGTGCTGCGTCTGGGCTTGGGCATCGGCATGGGCATCGCGATCATCCTCGGCGAATCCTGGGTCAACGAGCTGTGCCCGGACCACAACCGCGGCAAGATCATGGCCCTGTACGCCACCAGCTTCACTGGCTTCCAGGTGCTCGGCCCGGCATTGATCGCGCTGATTGGCGCCGATAGCCCGTGGATCGTCGGTGTGGTCACCATTGGTTATGGCCTGGCCCTGCTGTGCATCCTGCTGACCGTGCCCAACGACCATGTGGAGCATGGTGATGAGGGCGAGAAAAGCTTCGGCCTGGCGGGCTTCTTCCGCGTGGCGCCGGCGCTGTGTGTGGCGGTGCTGTTCTTCTCGTTCTTCGATGCCGTAGTGCTGTCGCTGCTGCCGGTGTACGCCAGCAGCCATGGGTTTGCCGTGGCCGTTGCAGCACTGATGGTGACCGTGGTGTTCGCAGGCGACATGGTGTTCCAGCTCCCTCTGGGCTGGCTGGCCGACCGCGTCGAGCGCACCGGGCTGCACCTGGTGTGCGGGCTGGTGGCAATGGCCATCGGCATCGCCCTGCCGTGGCTGCTGCAGGTGACCTGGCTGCTGTGGCCGATGCTGGTGCTGCTGGGCGCGGTGGCGGGGGGTATCTACACCCTGGCGCTGGTGCTGATCGGTCAGCGCTTCAAAGGGCAGGACCTGGTCACGGCGAATGCCAGCGTGGGCCTGCTGTGGGGCGTCGGCAGCCTGGTCGGGCCGCTGGTGAGCGGGGCGGCGATGGATGTCGCACCGCATGGTTTGCCGATGGCGCTGGCGCTGATGGCGGGGCTGTTCGTGTGCTTTGCCCGGCAGTCGTATCGGCGGGTGGGGAAGTTGCGGGCGGTTGCTGACTGA
- a CDS encoding MFS transporter, protein MAISSTPTASTGSANQANPLVMRIIAFCALAHLINDLIQSVLPAIYPMLKANYDLSFAQIGMITLTFQITASLLQPWVGFFTDRRPTPNLLPLGTLCTLVGIVMLAFVGSFPMILLASALVGIGSSTFHPETSRIARLASGGRFGLAQSTFQVGGNTGSAFGPLLAAAIVIPFGQTHVAWFGVAALFFFAVTLMLRRWYKEHLNQAKARKAVQATHGISRGRVIAALIVLGLLVFSKYFYMASFTSYFTFYLIEKFDLSVASSQLHLFLFLGAVAAGTFFGGPIGDRIGRKAVIWFSILGVAPFTLVLPYADLFWTTVLSVVIGFILASAFSAIVVYAQELVPGSVGMIAGVFFGLMFGFGGIGAALLGYLADLRGIEYVYGLCSFLPLFGLLAVFLPNTGKR, encoded by the coding sequence ATGGCCATCAGCAGCACCCCCACCGCCAGCACAGGTTCGGCGAACCAAGCTAATCCGCTGGTAATGCGCATCATCGCCTTCTGCGCCCTGGCGCACCTGATCAACGACCTTATCCAGTCGGTGCTGCCGGCGATCTACCCGATGCTCAAGGCCAATTACGACCTGAGTTTCGCCCAGATCGGCATGATTACCCTGACCTTCCAGATCACGGCCTCGCTGTTGCAGCCTTGGGTGGGTTTCTTCACCGACCGCAGGCCGACGCCCAACCTGTTGCCGCTGGGCACCCTGTGCACCCTGGTGGGGATCGTCATGCTGGCGTTTGTCGGCAGCTTCCCAATGATTCTGCTGGCGTCTGCGCTGGTCGGCATCGGTTCGTCGACCTTCCACCCGGAGACCTCGCGTATCGCGCGGCTGGCCTCGGGTGGCCGTTTCGGCCTGGCGCAGTCGACCTTCCAGGTTGGCGGCAACACCGGTTCCGCCTTTGGCCCACTGCTGGCGGCGGCCATCGTCATCCCGTTCGGCCAGACACACGTGGCCTGGTTCGGCGTGGCGGCGCTGTTTTTCTTTGCCGTGACCCTGATGCTGCGCCGCTGGTACAAGGAACACCTGAACCAGGCCAAGGCGCGCAAGGCGGTGCAGGCCACCCACGGTATTTCGCGCGGGCGGGTGATCGCGGCGCTGATCGTGCTCGGGCTGCTGGTGTTCTCCAAGTACTTCTACATGGCCAGCTTCACCAGCTATTTCACCTTCTACCTGATCGAAAAGTTCGACCTGTCGGTGGCCAGCTCGCAGCTGCATCTGTTCCTGTTCCTCGGCGCCGTGGCGGCGGGTACCTTCTTTGGCGGGCCGATCGGCGACCGTATCGGGCGCAAGGCGGTGATCTGGTTCTCGATCCTTGGCGTGGCGCCGTTCACCCTGGTGCTGCCGTATGCCGACCTGTTCTGGACTACCGTGCTCAGCGTGGTGATCGGTTTCATCCTGGCCTCGGCGTTTTCGGCAATCGTGGTTTATGCCCAGGAGCTGGTGCCGGGCAGCGTGGGCATGATTGCCGGGGTCTTCTTCGGGCTGATGTTCGGCTTTGGCGGCATCGGTGCGGCGCTGCTGGGCTACCTGGCTGATTTGCGCGGTATCGAGTACGTCTACGGGTTGTGCTCGTTCCTGCCGTTGTTCGGACTGTTGGCGGTGTTTCTGCCAAATACCGGTAAGCGCTGA
- a CDS encoding FecR family protein, translating to MSPMPATQIQADPQQEALEWFSRLRQPGCDEGERQAFGRWCQDPLNAHAYAELEACWQQLQAPPARPRPRLLKVRRRYFGKALAVLFLLMLCALAYLYWPLMQRLASELHTDIGERRSTRLADGSTLHLDSASAMNVDLRGRTRQLHLVQGQVYLDVVLDGRAMEVQVDDARIQVFGTRLMVARHGDHDELLVLNGKAMVILGGDQRMVSAGERVTFTEARINPVQKADVKTADAWRTGQLHASEMPLGQVIERLASAQGRRVWLMDEQTAYRRINGDFNLDHPGQTLDALAAEQHLQLYDVLGQWLIVR from the coding sequence ATGAGCCCGATGCCCGCCACGCAGATTCAGGCCGATCCTCAGCAGGAAGCGCTGGAGTGGTTTTCGCGCCTGCGCCAGCCTGGCTGCGATGAAGGCGAACGCCAGGCATTCGGCCGTTGGTGCCAGGATCCGCTGAATGCACACGCCTATGCCGAACTGGAAGCTTGCTGGCAGCAGTTGCAAGCCCCCCCTGCCCGGCCGCGCCCGCGTTTGCTCAAGGTCCGCCGCCGCTACTTCGGTAAAGCGCTGGCCGTACTATTCCTGCTAATGCTTTGCGCACTGGCTTACCTGTATTGGCCCCTCATGCAGCGCCTGGCCAGCGAACTGCACACCGATATCGGCGAGCGCCGCAGTACACGCCTGGCCGACGGTTCGACCTTGCACCTGGACAGCGCCAGCGCGATGAATGTCGACCTGCGCGGGCGCACACGCCAATTGCACCTGGTACAAGGCCAGGTGTACCTGGATGTAGTGCTCGACGGGCGCGCCATGGAGGTTCAGGTGGACGATGCCCGTATCCAGGTGTTCGGCACCCGCCTGATGGTGGCGCGGCATGGCGATCATGACGAACTGCTGGTGCTCAATGGCAAGGCCATGGTCATCCTGGGCGGCGACCAGCGCATGGTGTCGGCGGGTGAGCGAGTGACCTTCACCGAGGCGCGGATCAACCCGGTGCAGAAAGCCGATGTGAAAACTGCCGATGCCTGGCGCACGGGCCAACTGCATGCCAGCGAAATGCCCCTGGGCCAGGTCATCGAACGCCTGGCTAGCGCCCAAGGCCGAAGGGTCTGGCTAATGGATGAGCAGACCGCTTATCGACGCATCAACGGCGACTTCAACCTCGATCACCCCGGCCAGACCCTGGACGCGCTCGCTGCCGAGCAGCATTTGCAGCTCTACGACGTGCTCGGGCAGTGGCTGATCGTTCGCTAA
- a CDS encoding LysE family translocator — protein MTELIAVALFTLLAVVSPGADFAMVTRSSYAQGRKAGLAAAVGIALGVQVHVLYTVFGVAVIISQSPGLFLGMKVLGAGYLIYLGYQSLTNTSRIDLEGGGQQSGWPSALRTGFLTNALNPKTMLFVISAYTQVVQPGTTLTLDFAYGAFMSFAHWAWFSLVAVFFSSARLRALMIARQRLVDRVIGLALISLGLAVAVAGVR, from the coding sequence ATGACCGAACTCATCGCTGTCGCCCTGTTCACCCTGCTTGCCGTCGTCAGCCCCGGCGCCGACTTCGCCATGGTCACCCGCAGTAGTTACGCCCAGGGTCGCAAGGCTGGCCTGGCTGCGGCGGTGGGTATCGCGCTGGGTGTGCAGGTGCATGTGCTGTACACGGTATTCGGCGTTGCGGTGATCATCAGCCAGAGCCCGGGTCTTTTCCTTGGCATGAAGGTGCTGGGCGCCGGTTACCTGATCTACCTGGGCTACCAGTCGCTGACCAATACTTCCCGCATCGACTTGGAGGGGGGAGGGCAGCAATCAGGTTGGCCGTCGGCACTGCGTACCGGTTTCCTGACCAACGCCCTCAACCCCAAGACCATGCTCTTCGTGATCAGTGCCTACACCCAGGTGGTGCAACCGGGTACAACGCTGACGCTGGATTTCGCCTATGGCGCATTCATGTCGTTCGCCCACTGGGCCTGGTTCAGCCTGGTGGCGGTGTTCTTTTCCAGTGCGCGATTGCGTGCGTTGATGATCGCAAGGCAGCGGCTGGTCGACCGGGTGATCGGTCTTGCACTGATCAGCCTGGGGCTGGCCGTGGCGGTCGCCGGGGTGCGCTGA